The following are from one region of the Mesorhizobium sp. B4-1-4 genome:
- a CDS encoding sarcosine oxidase subunit delta has product MRIVCPFCGERELGEFTYLGDAKPQRPAADAGDDAVYDYVYLRENIAGVMEENWYHGGGCRAWLKVTRNTLTHEISSVEPAAGAGARQVAK; this is encoded by the coding sequence ATGCGCATTGTCTGTCCCTTCTGCGGCGAACGCGAACTCGGCGAGTTCACCTATCTCGGCGACGCCAAGCCACAACGTCCGGCGGCGGACGCCGGCGACGACGCTGTTTACGACTACGTCTATCTGCGCGAGAACATCGCCGGCGTGATGGAGGAGAACTGGTATCACGGTGGCGGCTGCCGGGCGTGGCTGAAGGTCACCCGCAACACGCTGACGCATGAGATTTCTTCGGTTGAGCCGGCGGCTGGTGCTGGTGCGAGGCAGGTTGCGAAATGA
- a CDS encoding sarcosine oxidase subunit beta family protein translates to MKYSIFSLARAALSGHKNWQRTWRDATPKDRYDVVIIGGGGHGLATAWFLASEYGIKNVAVLEKGWIGSGNAGRNTTIIRSNYGLPGNTGFYELSMKLWERMEQDLNYNAMVSQRGVINLYHSDAQRDAYARRGNTMRINGIDAELLDQPALKKMMPFLNFDHARFPVQGGLLQRRGGTARHDAVVWGYAHAASELGVDIIQNCEVTGFVRDANGKVMGVETSRGRIGAGKIGMAVAGSSSRVAAMAGLRLPIESHVLQAFVSEAIKPLIPNVMTFGAGHFYVSQSDKGGLVFGGDIDGYNSYAQRGNMPVMEDVCEGGMALIPMIGRVRLLRQWGGIMDMSMDGSPIIDKTPVDGLYLNAGWCYGGFKATPGSGFVFAHLLARDESHKEAARFRLDRFRTGAMIDEKGQGAQPNLH, encoded by the coding sequence ATGAAATACTCGATCTTCTCGCTCGCCCGGGCCGCCCTTTCCGGCCACAAGAACTGGCAGCGCACCTGGCGCGACGCCACGCCGAAGGATCGCTACGACGTGGTGATCATCGGCGGCGGCGGCCATGGCTTGGCCACCGCCTGGTTCCTCGCCAGCGAGTACGGCATCAAGAATGTCGCCGTGCTCGAAAAGGGCTGGATCGGCTCCGGCAATGCCGGCCGCAACACCACCATCATCCGCTCCAACTACGGCCTGCCCGGCAATACCGGCTTCTATGAATTGTCGATGAAGCTGTGGGAGCGGATGGAGCAGGACCTCAACTACAACGCCATGGTCAGCCAGCGCGGCGTCATCAACCTCTACCATTCTGACGCCCAGCGCGACGCCTATGCGCGGCGCGGCAACACGATGCGCATCAACGGCATCGATGCCGAACTGCTCGACCAGCCGGCGCTCAAAAAGATGATGCCGTTCCTGAATTTCGACCATGCACGCTTTCCGGTACAGGGCGGATTGCTGCAGCGACGCGGCGGGACCGCGCGGCATGACGCCGTGGTCTGGGGTTATGCCCATGCGGCGAGCGAGCTTGGCGTCGACATCATCCAGAATTGCGAGGTTACCGGCTTCGTCAGGGATGCCAACGGCAAGGTAATGGGCGTCGAGACCTCGCGCGGCAGGATCGGCGCCGGCAAGATCGGCATGGCGGTCGCCGGCTCCTCGTCACGGGTCGCCGCGATGGCGGGCCTGCGCCTGCCGATCGAAAGCCATGTGCTGCAGGCCTTCGTCTCCGAGGCGATCAAGCCGCTGATCCCCAATGTCATGACCTTCGGCGCCGGCCATTTCTATGTCAGCCAGTCGGACAAGGGCGGCCTCGTCTTCGGCGGCGACATCGACGGCTACAATTCCTATGCCCAGCGCGGCAACATGCCTGTGATGGAGGATGTCTGCGAGGGCGGCATGGCGCTGATCCCGATGATCGGGCGCGTGCGCCTGCTGCGCCAGTGGGGTGGCATCATGGACATGTCGATGGACGGCTCGCCGATCATCGACAAGACACCGGTGGATGGCCTCTACCTCAACGCCGGCTGGTGCTACGGCGGCTTCAAGGCAACGCCGGGATCCGGCTTCGTCTTCGCCCATCTTCTGGCCCGAGACGAGTCGCACAAGGAAGCCGCGCGCTTCCGCCTCGACCGGTTCCGCACCGGCGCCATGATCGACGAAAAGGGCCAGGGCGCCCAACCGAACCTTCACTGA
- the glnT gene encoding type III glutamate--ammonia ligase — MGNDLAAFAKENGVKYFMISYTDLFSGQRAKLVPAQAIADMQKDGAGFAGFATWLDLTPAHPDMLAVPDPDSVIQLPWKPEVAWVAANCIMDDKDVDQAPRNTLKRLIAEAASDGMHVKTGVEAEFFLISPDGKTISDEYDTASKPCYDQQAVMRRYDVIAEICDHMLALGWGAYQNDHEDANGQFEMNWAFDDALPTADKHSFFKFMVKSIAEKHGLRATFMPKPFQGLTGNGCHAHISVWDKSGKTNVFADNSMELGLSAKGRNFLGGIMKHASALAAITNPTVNSYKRINAPRTISGATWAPNTVTWTGNNRTHMVRVPGPGRFELRLPDGAANPYLLQAVIIAAGLDGIRSKADPGRRYDIDMYQNGHTVKGAPKLPLNLLDALREFDKDKSLKAALGEEFSSAYLKLKHQEWNSYASHFTQWERDHTLDI; from the coding sequence ATGGGGAACGATCTCGCCGCATTCGCCAAGGAGAACGGCGTCAAATACTTCATGATTTCCTATACCGACCTGTTCAGCGGGCAGCGCGCCAAGCTGGTGCCCGCGCAGGCGATTGCCGATATGCAGAAGGATGGCGCCGGCTTTGCCGGGTTTGCCACCTGGCTTGATCTGACCCCGGCGCATCCCGACATGCTGGCGGTGCCGGACCCGGACTCCGTCATCCAGCTGCCGTGGAAGCCTGAAGTCGCCTGGGTCGCCGCCAACTGCATCATGGACGACAAGGATGTCGACCAGGCGCCGCGCAACACGCTGAAGCGGCTGATCGCGGAAGCCGCCAGCGACGGCATGCATGTGAAGACCGGCGTCGAAGCCGAGTTCTTCCTGATTTCGCCCGACGGCAAAACCATCTCCGACGAATACGATACCGCCTCAAAGCCCTGTTACGACCAGCAGGCGGTGATGCGCCGCTACGACGTTATCGCCGAGATCTGCGATCATATGCTGGCGCTCGGCTGGGGCGCCTACCAGAACGACCACGAGGACGCCAACGGCCAGTTCGAGATGAACTGGGCGTTCGACGATGCGCTGCCGACCGCCGACAAGCATTCCTTCTTCAAGTTCATGGTCAAGTCGATCGCGGAAAAGCATGGCCTTCGCGCTACTTTCATGCCCAAGCCCTTCCAGGGCCTGACCGGCAATGGCTGTCATGCTCACATCTCGGTGTGGGACAAATCCGGCAAGACCAATGTTTTCGCCGACAATTCGATGGAACTCGGCCTGTCGGCCAAGGGCAGGAACTTCCTCGGCGGCATCATGAAGCATGCCTCTGCGCTCGCCGCGATCACCAACCCGACGGTGAATTCCTACAAGCGCATCAACGCGCCGCGTACTATTTCCGGCGCGACCTGGGCGCCGAACACGGTGACCTGGACCGGCAACAACCGCACCCACATGGTGCGTGTGCCCGGCCCAGGCCGCTTCGAGTTGCGCCTGCCGGATGGGGCCGCCAATCCTTACCTTCTGCAGGCTGTCATCATCGCCGCCGGCCTCGACGGCATCCGCTCCAAGGCCGATCCGGGCAGGCGTTACGACATCGACATGTACCAGAACGGCCATACGGTGAAGGGCGCGCCGAAGCTGCCGCTCAACCTGCTCGATGCGCTGCGCGAGTTCGACAAGGACAAATCGCTCAAGGCGGCGCTAGGTGAGGAATTCTCGTCGGCTTATCTAAAGCTGAAGCACCAGGAATGGAATTCCTATGCTTCGCACTTCACGCAATGGGAGCGCGACCACACGCTGGACATATAA